CGGTTGGCAGCACATTTACTGATAATCTACCCATGTAAAAGGGACTTTACCCTGAAACATCCCTTTTGTTATTGATACTGTAGGTTGACCTAGAGAAACCCCCGCTTGGCAGGTTTAAAAAGTAAATGTTACTACTAAATTAGTATAGAATGTGTTTGTGTCACAGAATGTGCAATCACAGGTAGACATCTGCTGTAAACTATTCCAGGGCTCAAAACTAAAGATGCCTTTTgtatgtcagcagatttgtacctgttacatgtgcgcttagcagctgaaggcatctgtgttaatCCCATGTTCCCATAAGCCCACATCGCTGAGAAAaacgatgttttaatatatgcaaatgagcctctaggagcaacgggggcgttaccgttacacctagaggctcagctctctctctgcAGCTCCCACGCCCTCTCCactctgacagggccaggcggtgAAAAAggcatcacacctggccctgtcaatcaaagtgcagaagagGCGGCAGATGCAGTGAGAGCAGAGTCTCTCTGTGTAacgttgctcctaggggctcatttgcatatattcaaacttcatttttctaagcaatgtggccacagataccttcagctgccaagtgcacatgtaacaggtcagccagtctcataggtacaaatctgctgacagatgccctttaaatgaatTTTGATTTACAAGGTTTACATTTCATACAAGCAAATTCCTTTAAACATGTTCTTTAAACCAGATATGTGGCATAAAACCATTTATGACTGAGGTTagtaaaaaaatgaacaaatcagatttttccccAGAAACATTGCCACTGCTGTCCATAGGCTGTATCTAGTATTGCAGTTAAAAGGGGCTGAGCCTCAATTCTAGACACAGCCAATGGGCAACAGTGGTGCCGTTTCTGGTTACAAACAAAAACCTTACTATTTCCATGCAGCAATCATATTTCAGCAGCGCTATGTACTTATGGCACAGTGGCATCATACTAGTACTGTATCATCAAACGTCATACCTTTCATTGTTTTCATCAAGGTTTTTTACTTCTGGAAGATGGGTGTTCTTATCATACTGTAATCTTTGAAAATTAGTCATTCTTCCAAATCGAAGAGGTAATGTAGCAAATGACTGAAGAAAATGGCCACCGTATTGTGATCTTCCAAACCTCTGAGGCAAATTGGTTGTTGACTGCATGCTGGCCTTTCCAGGTATGTACCGCCCAAACCTAAGAGGTAGGTTTGGGACGCTCTTACCCGCTTTGTCATCAGATGCTCTTCCAAATCTCAGTGGGAGGTTTGCTCCAGGCTTCAGGCCTCTCTCCTCAAGGAATTCCCTCTCAAGTATTGGAAAGATTGCAGGAGTCATGTCACTTAAGCCTTTTGCTCTCAAGTATCGATACTCATTAGAATTAATGTTCCTCTGATTTTGGAGATCTTCTCTGGActgtgcagagaaaaaaaaaagagtttgaaAAGTTTACTAAAGATTTGTTCAGGACTATAGGAATGCTTTGAGTATGTGTATTGTGTTTCATGGTACAGTTCAATTTATTAGAAAATTTGTCCGCTTAGATCCTTTTATACTCGTTCCTAGAGCTGTTTTATTGGACACGTCATATGCATGGCTTTTTTTCCCTCATTGGTTAaattatatattagatagatgttGCTCGTTTAACCAATTCAAGACTGGACTTTTAACCTCCTCCCCTTCCTGACCAgacacattttaaattttttgctgCCTATAGCTTTGAAAGCCAGAACTTTTTTCTTTTGGTTATTTAAataattttgcaacttttttacggCTATACATGAGGCTTTCATTTTTTCCAGAAGGAAAAAGAGTctgttttgtatgttttttaaaataacaCAACTAAAATGCTTTTTTAAATGATGTCCCTTTCGTAACGGTCTTTTTGATATACGGGTATATATAGTTTATGGTCGCTGTAGGGCAGGGTTGGATTGAATTTTTAtcgatttattattttatttttttatatttctttatttaGTTTACACTTTGCGCACCCCTACCCCCATAAGTTCATACAGGACCTCTGGGAGATattaaacatacattttttttaaactgctgaTTTCTTCTGTATCTGCTGTATCTGGGGCAGACATATTAGCcccagttaggctacatgcacacaaacgtattttgttcccatgtccattcaattttttttttaatggaatggacataggatgcagacccattcatttcaatgggtccgcaaaaaattcggacagcacacatctgtatgtccgttccgtagcccccccccccccaaaaaaaatagagcatgtcctattcttgtctgttttgcggacaaggatacaCATTATTACAATTGATCTgcacaaaaacggatccgccaaaaaaaaaaaaaaaacagatgccatacggacgtcatctgtttttgtttgcggatctgcaatttgaggactgcaaaacacatacgttcctgtgcatgtagccttatagggAGAATACAGACCCCTGAGGCTGTAATTAGGGTGTTAAGCCTTACTGCTGAGcagatctgggtctgctaagaccttGCAGCAACTGCAATTACAAAGTGATCACATAATCAAAAAGACCAGAGCAGGAAGAAGAAAAAATGTATCTCTCCCTCCTCATTGACAGCCAACTCCCACCCCCGCAAATGCACAATTTCTATACCGCTGCTAACTCGGCAAGGACATGCAGGTATGTCCTTGCGGGGTTAAATGCAGATGTGcagacatatacaggtccttcta
This sequence is a window from Bufo gargarizans isolate SCDJY-AF-19 chromosome 5, ASM1485885v1, whole genome shotgun sequence. Protein-coding genes within it:
- the NPVF gene encoding pro-FMRFamide-related neuropeptide VF is translated as MCHLFPNGDVEETVYIRGDVTGCKSFSILFAFSVCSEETATTNLESQEEYDDLFESREDLQNQRNINSNEYRYLRAKGLSDMTPAIFPILEREFLEERGLKPGANLPLRFGRASDDKAGKSVPNLPLRFGRYIPGKASMQSTTNLPQRFGRSQYGGHFLQSFATLPLRFGRMTNFQRLQYDKNTHLPEVKNLDENNERSQTMMYDYERNLHM